Sequence from the Seriola aureovittata isolate HTS-2021-v1 ecotype China chromosome 6, ASM2101889v1, whole genome shotgun sequence genome:
GCCCCCTGCTGGTGGAAATACTAGGCAAGTTTCACACACCAGGAAAAACCTtcctatatttttttttcatatcattgtTTATTGTGTATTCTTCTTGGTTTTTAgtttcatatgttttatttgttagcTTCCTTCTTCACTTGGAGTTGATTTGCAATTTCCTTGTCTAAATGTGGTAGGAACTGGACAAGATGTTCAAGAGGTACACAAGTTTGTGTCATGTCAAATTGTCATGTCTACAAGATTTTGGCAGTCAAAGGCATCCAATATAAAACAAGACTGTCTGCAGCCATGCTTGTGACACTGTGAGGCTGTGCTTGGGCACAGTAATGCTTTCAGCTAAATATTAACCTCAGCATGTTCACAATGCAAACTTGCTGATGCTTACCAGATATAAATCATGCCATGTTCATCATCTTATACtggtgtgttagcatgctaatatcaACACTAATTAGCaatgaacacacatacagtcagggctgatggaaatgtcattaaTATGTCATCAACCAAAATATGTCTGttcaaaatttcatggcaattcatccaatagctgttgagatatttcagtctggatcaacTGGCTGATCAATACCGCTAGCATGCCTTAAACAAATGCATAATCAAATGTGTCATGAACCCAGatttgtaaatattgtatttgtatGAAATTTAAGTGTTTAAAATGAGTTTTACCAAAAAAAGTTTTCTAACTCACCATCGGTACATCGTCAAGCCTCTCAAAGTTGGATCTTGATGATCGGACACATTTCACTGACGCCACCACCAGCACGAGGCCAAGGATAATACAAAAGATGCAGATGATGGCCACAAGGCCGGGATTTGTTGCCAAGTCACCTTTTCCTTGGTCATGTGAAAGAGCTgagggagagacaaaaaaacacatttctgtctctgctgaaaaaagtaaacaaaagacCTGCAACTCTACATTTGCCAGCACAGGGCATCCAAAGTGTGTAATACATTATAATCAATGTGAAATTTACAAAACATCACTCTATGTACTGTCCTGCCAGAGCAGTGCTCTTTGTTATTACAGCTGTGGTGTGATTGTTCATTTAGAATTCATTTTCATGAGATTAGTTTACTGCAAACTAAACTAGCGAGACTGTCCTGTGAGCCCATAGGTCATCCGTGCAAACTGCTTATTACAACCCATTGTTTAGTTTTATCATTAGATGACCTTTAGCGGccacagtaattatgacgggaCCTCGGGAGGAAGGAAGTTTAACAGAAAAAAGAGCGACAAATTCcttgttaaaggtcccatattgtaaagtgagatttccatgtcttttttttattataaagctgGTCTAGGTGctaaataaatactgtgaaagtatcgaAGTGCTTAATCCACACAGAACTGCACACAGCCCATGTTCAGAAACTGTGCCTCACTGTGTTGTACTTCCTAATGAGACAAGAACAGGTTTCTGTTCAGTACTTTAACCAGCCTGACAGATAGTCATAGTTCTATTGAGTCATCTATTAACCCTCAGTAGTAATGACATCATGAccttttttacaaataaaattttgactattaaagaaaaaattcagCACCTTCTTCCTACAAATGACTTGAATTTCACTACAGTGTGGACAGATGATGACGACAGATGGTTCAGAAGAACAAATTAACCCTGGGCTCTGACAGCGGTCTGACCTGGACTTGTTGTGTTCACGGTGGTGGTTGCAGTGACGTTTGGTGATCCTGACGCCTGTGGGGGTGTTGATCTCGGGGAAACTGTCTCGTCCAACGTCTTGTTGGTCTTTGTAGTCTCAGGAGGACGGCTGGGGTTGGTTTCCTTTGTCTTGCTGGGTGTTTGTGGGGACGTGGAGGatagtggtggtgatgatgacattttttctgaaGTGACTGTTGTGCTTATCTGGTGTGGGGTAGTTTGCTGTGATGTGTTGGTGGTTTTCACAGTAGATGAAATGACATCATTTTTCGTTCTCACAGTCAGATTAGTGTGGTGCTCAGCATTTGTGGCTGAAGCTGGTGGttgagctgcagagaaacaaaaagcacaaactaTGTGATGATGCACAGCATTCAGACCTAATGAAGATAAGGCTGGTGGAGTGTGATTGGAGGCTTTTTAAGATAACAAAGCTGATATGCTAAACTAAAAGCAAAGGCGTAGTGAATTATGTGTATATCAATTATGTGTATGCACTGAAGGGGACTGTGGATCCACCTTCAGTTACACAGCTAAGCGTCCAATTTTCGTTAAATATACTCAGTGGAGGCAATTTTtgaaaaacccaaacacactAGCAGCTGGTCAATAGCACTCAAGTGAACTTTAAGTTGGCAGAAAATATGCGACAACAACCAAACAAGCGTCTGTTGATGAAGACTGTGTTGTTTGATCGAAGTAGGACCTCGAGGTGAGATTGTTTGGTCAACTATTTAAGCCCTTCTCTTGTCATTAAGTCACAGTTTAGTCAGAGGTTCAGATGAGGCTGTTGACTGTGTTTAATAAAGCAGAATTAACAGCCGGTAAGGTAATGATTTGTGGTCACTGGTGATTCAGAAAAATGGCTGGCAGTCagctgtacgtgtgtgtgcttAAGTACCAGACACTGCAGTAGTGGTTTAACTCAGGAGCACTCTCACTGATCAAATATTTGCACCAGTTTCCACCCAGACATGACCTTTCCATTTACTTTAACTTCCTCTTATGATTTACTGTTAGCAGTTCATATTTCACTGTAATGAAATGTATGGGACAAAGTGCAGAGAAACAAACTTTGCAACACACATGGTTATATTTCTTGAATATAAAGGCTTAGTACAAGGCTGCATGTTTTAACAACTGGGCTCAAACACTGATCGATGTTACTGTTTTAGGTGTAAAAACTGTTTCCTGCATATTGAGGGAAAACCTGCAACCAGACTACCTCAGACAAACCTGCTGAACCTCCCCCTCACTGCAAGACATTTCCTGTTTGCATAACTTTGCATCTTTATAAGACTTCAACATAACGTTCAGGCAAATTCCCAAACGAGCGAACACgggtaaaaatgtgaaatgttgacTTACCTCTACAGGCTGTCACCGCAAACAGGGACACCAGTACAATGAGTTGCATCGCTGCAGGCATGTTGAGACAGGGAAAGATCAACGATCATA
This genomic interval carries:
- the LOC130170410 gene encoding endomucin-like, coding for MPAAMQLIVLVSLFAVTACRAQPPASATNAEHHTNLTVRTKNDVISSTVKTTNTSQQTTPHQISTTVTSEKMSSSPPLSSTSPQTPSKTKETNPSRPPETTKTNKTLDETVSPRSTPPQASGSPNVTATTTVNTTSPALSHDQGKGDLATNPGLVAIICIFCIILGLVLVVASVKCVRSSRSNFERLDDVPMGKVNEHSPFAQYTK